In the genome of Taurinivorans muris, one region contains:
- a CDS encoding translocation/assembly module TamB domain-containing protein produces MKNPKTENSQTEHVRMKKYIRSGLKYIGLFFVGLITVLTVFFVCLRFQFAENAIRNYAVEKVNAVLSPYSLQIEIGDLDLNLPFSVRIRDIGVKDGNGVFFHLEALNAHSRLSALLRYRIAVPCIEFKHGDFSRVPELVLPVSQEKSQEETVGLQEKFKQIHALLFNKHMPSVLISNISFEHIAVSPAVFNSLKTVRGVEETFFDSPLVFEGNVSASLEKELFQFEADIAGRYKEQQAYMESLFNMLPNEAIRFSFDYADEHGLFIALAKEFAGLGQSTRASSKISAKLVGTFEDFALETDMSAFDEKYLKDTATISARCQTKPFKGQIALNAKPVIAGVLDNSDISATIDLDTFSVSDTGEKLEKMQIVQPETGETVTVDPNIPFADAAADGGEIPNKNVRIACGVYFKTMEFVHPMLRELLGSEQSLDGQFDVQFFTRQLPRFFARNVNFTAKNIRSETNIAVSREIFANSVFNIKSFSFLDSNNLTVQGNLAGKLNISGKLENPHVIIQTEIPQLLAAAYPGELGKKEGANAREYKLENLQFTLKSEGFEKDADIIPLDIEKMRALYQKHQYAASIERMRELFHSAVNYPVKLFLSFKADYMDEHSFLNSEIRMSPKVLGLGENKNKFVDFTKIRGSLFGISVDGALHIDLPETIEEDYAFAGKIQGKMADTSALENAFFLPLQAEGLSYLAEFNNTGAKGQQVRFSLIADKGLYSFYEWENFQAKLGIDDLWKNAFVDSAVSMASMELADIGKITDFSLSLQGLLNKMALRCKFGGDANFDAKAALSTNFEYLSGSLDSFSFAYPYKKTEIRLQKKAGFYLSPSKIDIGQMVFNVVPKGKLQFGGQITENSLNFKGLANDIDLSMLPQDFKGVMTANFGMSGSSRSPQGKLEMLLKDFQTLSSPKMSFSLKGNIVQAGQEHRANLKLDMLDKDKYGVKEAGFSLQIPLQYSPLLTVSKNRPVLGKFAYTGSLKTLWSYVPLEGRSLEGELDLKGNISGTLSRPDVNFEAETKRAKYQDLILGILLTDLNFESKLQKGHGTVRFSAKDGRKGTVITTGSFDIPFLYHGKYKPYFATDEKKGEKENERVRERKIRQAEHSALIVDLKTVLANFSPFYRNDFNVRLSGIVTAGEMIENPKIHGDITVEDAEVHLENIRTSSIPKLNIVEDSSVRIRRKKAGSQGNLDIAVHIPKQLGVYAPGIETLWRGDLSVFGKLQDPAVKGYLRAWKGRMIILNSELKLNKGEILFDGSTPVIPTVDLKLEHNGGGVKSFISLKGMALRPKIEISSSPHLPSDEVLAHILFSRSMSELSDFEKIRLATVLASLVGFDVSAGITGTTKNLFGLDVISVDNRQSSSGEEEISIQLGKYLKNNLYLGLEQEVNSPDTSGVLKYEMNENFSVGTKLGTEDSEVGFQWKYDY; encoded by the coding sequence ATGAAAAACCCCAAAACGGAAAACTCTCAAACGGAACATGTTCGGATGAAGAAATATATACGCAGCGGTTTGAAATATATAGGTTTATTTTTTGTCGGACTCATAACTGTCCTTACGGTCTTTTTTGTGTGTCTGCGTTTTCAGTTTGCGGAAAACGCCATACGGAACTATGCCGTTGAAAAAGTCAATGCCGTGCTTTCTCCTTATTCTTTGCAGATAGAAATCGGAGATTTGGATTTGAATCTGCCTTTTTCCGTGCGGATACGGGATATAGGCGTAAAAGACGGGAACGGTGTTTTTTTTCATTTGGAAGCGTTGAATGCGCACAGCCGGTTATCGGCTTTGCTGCGGTATCGGATAGCAGTTCCCTGCATAGAGTTCAAACACGGCGATTTTTCACGTGTTCCGGAACTTGTTTTGCCTGTTTCGCAAGAAAAAAGTCAGGAAGAGACAGTCGGTTTGCAAGAAAAGTTTAAGCAAATCCATGCGCTGTTATTTAATAAACATATGCCTTCCGTGCTGATAAGCAATATTTCTTTTGAACATATCGCCGTAAGTCCTGCTGTTTTCAACAGTCTTAAAACCGTGCGCGGTGTTGAGGAAACATTTTTTGACAGTCCCCTTGTTTTTGAGGGAAACGTATCGGCAAGCCTTGAAAAAGAACTTTTTCAATTTGAGGCTGATATTGCAGGCAGATATAAGGAACAGCAGGCTTATATGGAAAGTTTGTTCAATATGCTGCCAAACGAAGCGATACGGTTTTCTTTCGATTATGCCGATGAACACGGGCTTTTCATCGCTTTGGCAAAAGAATTTGCAGGGCTTGGGCAATCAACGCGGGCGTCATCAAAAATATCAGCCAAGCTTGTGGGAACATTTGAGGATTTCGCATTGGAAACCGATATGTCCGCTTTTGATGAGAAATATCTGAAAGATACAGCCACAATTTCAGCCCGCTGCCAGACAAAACCGTTTAAAGGGCAAATTGCGTTGAATGCAAAACCTGTTATCGCAGGCGTTTTGGATAATTCCGATATTTCCGCAACTATTGATTTGGATACGTTTTCCGTTTCGGACACAGGGGAAAAATTGGAAAAAATGCAGATTGTCCAACCAGAAACCGGGGAAACCGTTACCGTCGATCCCAATATCCCTTTTGCTGACGCAGCTGCTGACGGCGGGGAAATTCCTAATAAAAATGTCCGCATTGCGTGCGGTGTTTATTTTAAAACTATGGAATTTGTTCATCCTATGCTCAGGGAACTGCTCGGAAGCGAACAAAGCTTGGACGGACAGTTCGATGTGCAGTTTTTTACCAGGCAGCTGCCCCGCTTTTTTGCAAGGAACGTAAATTTTACGGCAAAAAATATCCGATCCGAAACAAATATTGCCGTTTCAAGGGAAATTTTTGCCAATTCCGTATTCAATATTAAAAGTTTTTCTTTTTTGGATTCTAACAATTTGACCGTGCAGGGCAATTTGGCAGGCAAACTCAATATCAGCGGAAAGCTTGAAAATCCGCACGTTATCATTCAGACAGAAATACCGCAGCTGCTCGCCGCTGCATATCCCGGTGAATTGGGTAAAAAGGAAGGTGCCAATGCCCGTGAATACAAACTTGAAAATTTGCAATTCACGCTGAAGAGCGAAGGATTTGAAAAAGACGCTGACATTATTCCGCTTGATATTGAAAAAATGCGGGCTTTGTACCAAAAACATCAGTATGCGGCTTCCATAGAAAGAATGCGGGAATTGTTCCATAGTGCCGTAAATTATCCTGTAAAACTGTTTTTGTCTTTTAAAGCCGATTATATGGACGAACATAGTTTCTTAAATTCTGAAATCCGTATGAGTCCGAAAGTTCTCGGTCTTGGCGAAAATAAAAACAAGTTTGTCGATTTTACCAAAATTCGGGGCAGTTTGTTCGGGATAAGCGTGGACGGAGCACTGCACATCGATTTGCCTGAAACAATCGAGGAGGATTACGCTTTTGCCGGTAAAATTCAAGGAAAAATGGCGGATACTTCCGCTCTTGAAAACGCTTTTTTCCTGCCCTTGCAGGCAGAGGGCTTATCGTATCTTGCCGAATTTAACAACACCGGGGCGAAAGGGCAGCAGGTCCGTTTTTCTTTGATTGCGGATAAGGGCTTGTATTCTTTTTACGAATGGGAGAATTTTCAGGCAAAGCTCGGTATCGATGATTTGTGGAAGAACGCCTTTGTGGACAGCGCGGTGAGCATGGCTTCAATGGAACTTGCTGACATTGGAAAAATAACGGATTTTTCGCTTTCCCTGCAAGGCTTGCTCAATAAAATGGCTTTACGCTGCAAGTTCGGCGGCGACGCGAATTTTGACGCAAAAGCCGCGCTTTCAACAAATTTTGAATATCTTTCAGGGAGCTTGGACAGTTTCTCTTTTGCATATCCTTACAAAAAAACGGAAATACGGCTGCAGAAAAAGGCGGGCTTTTATCTTTCGCCAAGCAAAATCGACATAGGGCAAATGGTTTTTAATGTCGTCCCTAAGGGAAAATTGCAATTTGGCGGGCAAATAACAGAAAACAGTTTGAATTTCAAAGGCTTGGCGAACGATATTGATTTGTCCATGCTCCCGCAGGATTTCAAAGGCGTTATGACCGCAAATTTCGGCATGTCAGGCTCTTCCCGCTCTCCGCAAGGAAAATTGGAAATGCTTTTGAAAGATTTTCAAACGTTGTCCAGCCCTAAAATGTCTTTTTCCCTGAAAGGGAATATTGTGCAGGCAGGGCAGGAGCACAGGGCGAACCTTAAGCTGGATATGTTGGACAAGGATAAATATGGTGTGAAAGAAGCCGGTTTTTCTTTGCAGATACCTTTGCAATATTCACCTTTATTAACGGTTTCCAAAAATCGTCCCGTTCTTGGGAAGTTCGCGTATACGGGAAGTTTGAAAACGCTTTGGAGCTATGTGCCTCTTGAAGGACGGAGTTTGGAAGGGGAACTTGATTTAAAGGGAAATATTTCCGGAACGCTTTCACGGCCTGATGTGAATTTTGAGGCGGAAACGAAGCGGGCAAAATATCAGGATTTGATACTTGGCATCTTGCTTACGGACTTGAATTTTGAAAGCAAGCTGCAAAAAGGGCATGGGACCGTCCGGTTTTCCGCTAAGGACGGACGTAAAGGAACTGTTATCACAACAGGAAGTTTCGATATTCCGTTTTTGTATCACGGAAAGTATAAGCCGTATTTTGCCACGGATGAAAAAAAAGGTGAAAAAGAAAATGAAAGGGTTCGGGAAAGAAAAATAAGACAGGCAGAACATTCTGCGTTGATAGTGGATTTAAAAACCGTTTTAGCCAATTTCAGTCCTTTTTACCGCAATGATTTCAACGTGCGGCTGTCAGGGATTGTGACAGCCGGAGAGATGATTGAAAATCCGAAAATCCATGGTGATATCACTGTTGAAGACGCGGAAGTGCATTTGGAAAATATCCGTACCAGTTCCATTCCGAAATTGAATATCGTGGAAGATTCTTCCGTAAGAATACGCAGGAAAAAAGCAGGTTCCCAAGGCAATCTCGACATAGCCGTGCATATTCCGAAGCAGCTCGGGGTTTATGCCCCGGGCATTGAAACCTTATGGCGCGGTGATCTGTCCGTATTCGGAAAATTGCAGGACCCCGCGGTCAAAGGATATTTGCGGGCATGGAAAGGGCGGATGATTATTTTAAACAGCGAACTCAAATTGAATAAGGGAGAAATTCTTTTTGACGGTTCAACGCCGGTTATTCCCACTGTGGATTTGAAACTGGAACATAACGGAGGCGGGGTGAAATCGTTTATTTCCTTGAAAGGAATGGCATTGCGCCCTAAAATAGAGATAAGCAGCAGTCCGCATTTGCCCTCCGATGAAGTGCTCGCCCATATTTTATTTTCACGTTCCATGTCGGAATTGAGCGATTTTGAAAAAATCCGTCTGGCAACAGTTCTGGCGAGCTTGGTAGGGTTTGATGTGAGCGCGGGAATAACAGGAACGACAAAGAATTTGTTCGGTCTGGACGTTATTTCCGTCGACAATAGGCAAAGCTCGTCAGGGGAAGAGGAAATAAGCATACAGCTTGGAAAATATTTGAAGAACAATCTGTATCTCGGCTTGGAGCAGGAAGTCAATTCGCCTGACACTTCAGGGGTTTTAAAATATGAAATGAACGAGAACTTTTCCGTTGGCACAAAGCTTGGAACAGAAGACAGCGAAGTCGGATTTCAATGGAAATATGATTATTGA
- a CDS encoding autotransporter assembly complex protein TamA, with product MKKGILFCIVLCFCLLFEGREAFSAVKDELPAERQNQEKPALQEDTKDVLQEKKQRRIAYTYQFEFSENTDYVLPETKQAILSLIQKNSQLEFLKKQAIENEFALIRRVNNDIGIAKEVLEAYGYYSGTAKYHIENLEDKKHVRIRLYPNEQYRISKIAVKYTHSTVLPEYFLTYENQRESIFKKYVPYVVPEFEKKLHAGTEFAIAEDINKAVGKLPAPLRNNGYPDARVVSSAYSIDTEKKELKGTVFINQGLPAILGSVDLQGNSEVSSGYILKLCPWREGAVWDDRYLIEYRNILQKTGLFESVQIGYDKKVYREHNRKYREDKKEEKNKDIVLAPVKLPVLLNVKEGKKRSVGGTFFYSTDQGLGAEASWEHRNLFGNGEILKLSVPLKDEELYLGANFKKPAFGYREQNFIVRSRAGYEKTDAYNQKFAEFGFGIEREIHEKWWLESMINADYIIPKKWQGEEYASVSFENTLKYDNRNSRINPTKGYAASLKLMPMQGFGNVEFSAFVTEFDAAVYIPLSSSTVFAVRGAIGTMFGGDSSIPRGKRFFLGGGGSVRGFEHQEIGRHDGNGDPYGGISYFLFNSEIRQNITKNLAIVPFLDGGMVYEEVKPDFSEKLALGAGIGFRYHTPIGPVRLDIAVPLTDAYEFGENKNLGDFQLYISIGQAF from the coding sequence ATGAAAAAGGGAATTTTGTTTTGTATCGTTTTATGTTTTTGCCTGCTTTTTGAAGGGCGGGAGGCTTTTTCCGCGGTAAAAGATGAATTGCCAGCAGAACGGCAGAACCAAGAAAAGCCCGCTTTGCAGGAGGATACGAAAGATGTGTTGCAGGAGAAAAAGCAAAGGCGGATAGCGTATACATATCAATTCGAATTTTCGGAAAATACCGATTATGTTTTGCCGGAAACCAAACAGGCGATTTTGTCTTTAATTCAGAAAAACAGCCAGCTGGAGTTTTTGAAAAAGCAAGCTATTGAAAATGAGTTTGCGTTGATACGCCGTGTCAACAATGACATAGGGATTGCGAAAGAAGTGTTGGAAGCTTACGGATATTATTCCGGAACCGCAAAATATCATATTGAAAATTTAGAGGATAAAAAACATGTGCGGATAAGGCTTTATCCGAACGAGCAATACCGTATCAGCAAGATCGCTGTGAAATATACCCACAGCACTGTTTTGCCGGAATATTTTTTAACGTATGAAAATCAAAGGGAAAGCATATTTAAAAAATATGTGCCTTATGTTGTTCCGGAATTTGAAAAAAAATTGCATGCGGGCACGGAGTTTGCTATTGCGGAAGACATCAATAAAGCTGTCGGAAAGCTTCCCGCTCCTTTGAGAAACAACGGATATCCCGATGCGCGGGTCGTATCTTCCGCTTACAGTATCGATACGGAAAAAAAAGAATTGAAAGGCACGGTTTTTATCAACCAAGGCTTGCCGGCTATACTTGGCAGTGTTGATTTGCAGGGAAATTCTGAAGTTTCTTCCGGATATATTTTAAAGCTTTGCCCGTGGCGCGAGGGGGCGGTTTGGGATGACAGGTATTTAATTGAATATCGTAATATTCTGCAAAAAACCGGTTTGTTTGAAAGTGTTCAGATCGGATATGATAAAAAAGTGTACCGTGAACATAACCGTAAATACAGAGAAGATAAAAAAGAGGAAAAGAATAAGGATATTGTTTTGGCGCCTGTTAAACTGCCTGTTTTGCTCAATGTGAAAGAGGGGAAAAAGCGCAGTGTCGGCGGGACCTTCTTTTATTCCACGGATCAGGGGTTAGGCGCTGAAGCCTCTTGGGAACATCGAAATCTTTTTGGAAACGGCGAAATATTGAAGCTGTCCGTGCCGTTAAAAGATGAAGAACTGTATCTTGGAGCGAATTTTAAAAAACCCGCTTTCGGATACAGAGAACAGAATTTTATCGTCCGTTCCCGTGCGGGGTATGAAAAGACGGACGCGTATAATCAAAAGTTTGCGGAATTTGGATTTGGTATTGAAAGGGAAATCCACGAGAAATGGTGGCTGGAGAGCATGATCAACGCTGATTATATCATTCCTAAAAAATGGCAGGGCGAAGAATATGCTTCCGTATCGTTTGAAAACACTTTGAAATATGATAACCGCAATTCCCGTATAAATCCGACGAAAGGATATGCCGCCTCACTCAAGCTTATGCCCATGCAAGGTTTCGGCAATGTGGAATTTTCAGCATTTGTCACGGAGTTTGACGCAGCAGTGTATATTCCTCTAAGCAGCTCCACCGTATTTGCCGTGCGAGGAGCTATCGGGACCATGTTTGGCGGGGACAGCTCAATTCCCCGCGGCAAGCGTTTCTTTTTAGGCGGCGGAGGTTCCGTGCGCGGGTTTGAACATCAGGAAATCGGCAGGCATGACGGAAACGGCGACCCTTACGGCGGTATTTCCTATTTTTTATTCAACAGTGAAATACGGCAAAATATAACAAAAAATTTGGCGATTGTTCCGTTTCTTGACGGCGGCATGGTTTATGAAGAGGTTAAGCCGGATTTTTCGGAAAAACTCGCTCTCGGAGCCGGCATAGGATTTCGTTATCATACCCCCATAGGTCCTGTCCGTCTTGATATTGCCGTTCCTTTGACTGACGCCTATGAATTTGGCGAGAATAAAAATTTAGGCGATTTTCAATTATATATCAGCATAGGGCAGGCGTTTTGA
- a CDS encoding formate--tetrahydrofolate ligase, with protein MNINPTQMADWEIADHFEKNMLKISEIGKKLRLTEDELLPFGHYMGKIDYQSVLERHKNTKNGKYITVTSITPTPLGEGKSTTTIGLLQGLGKRGKKVAAAIRQPSGGPTMGTKGSAAGGGLSQCIPLTQYSLGFTGDINAVTNAHNLAMTALTARMQHERNYDDETLLRLSKKSRLNIDPKRINIGFVIDFCCQSLRNIIIGLGGAKDGFTMESHFDISVASEIMGILAICNDLKDMRERMGKIIVAYDKYGKPVTTRDLQVDGAMTAWLVDAIKPNIIQSLEGQPVFVHAGPFANISVGQNSIIADKVSLKLNDYHITESGFGADIGYEKMWNLKCHYSKLAPDAVVIVATVRALKSHGGAPEFVAGRPMPEEYKHENIEYVEKGTQNLLHHINIVKQSGIKPVVCINAFVADTQAEIAKIKELCEKDGVRVAVSNHWAEGGNGALELADAVIDACEDKNSFTPLYQWDMPITDRIHTIAKNVYGAGAVEIAPAAKEKIAEFEKQYDTKELGLCMVKTSLSLSDNPKLKGVPKDWTLKIRDVRYYGGAGFVVPVSGDISLMPGTGSNPAFTKIDVNTETGKVYGIF; from the coding sequence ATGAATATTAATCCTACTCAAATGGCTGACTGGGAAATTGCCGATCATTTTGAAAAAAACATGCTCAAAATTTCTGAAATCGGCAAAAAACTCCGGCTTACGGAAGACGAACTCTTACCTTTCGGGCATTATATGGGTAAAATCGATTATCAAAGCGTTCTTGAAAGACATAAAAATACAAAAAACGGCAAATATATCACCGTAACGTCCATAACCCCCACCCCGTTAGGCGAGGGAAAATCCACGACGACCATAGGACTTTTGCAAGGGCTCGGCAAACGGGGCAAAAAAGTCGCGGCAGCCATCAGACAGCCCTCCGGCGGTCCGACTATGGGCACAAAAGGTTCCGCCGCAGGCGGCGGGCTTTCCCAATGCATTCCTTTAACGCAATATTCCCTCGGATTTACGGGCGACATCAATGCCGTCACCAATGCACACAACCTCGCCATGACCGCGCTTACCGCCCGCATGCAGCATGAAAGAAATTATGATGATGAAACGCTGCTCCGACTGAGCAAAAAAAGCCGCCTCAACATCGACCCGAAACGTATCAATATCGGCTTTGTCATTGATTTTTGCTGCCAATCCCTGCGCAATATCATTATCGGTCTTGGCGGCGCCAAAGACGGCTTCACCATGGAATCCCATTTCGATATCTCTGTCGCTTCCGAAATTATGGGGATTTTAGCGATATGCAACGATTTAAAAGACATGCGCGAACGTATGGGAAAAATCATTGTCGCTTATGATAAATACGGCAAACCGGTCACAACACGCGATTTACAGGTTGACGGCGCAATGACGGCTTGGCTTGTTGACGCCATTAAACCAAATATCATACAAAGCCTTGAAGGACAGCCCGTTTTCGTGCATGCAGGACCTTTCGCCAATATTTCCGTCGGGCAAAATTCCATTATCGCCGATAAGGTTTCCCTCAAACTCAACGATTATCATATTACGGAGTCCGGCTTCGGCGCCGACATCGGCTATGAAAAAATGTGGAACTTAAAATGCCATTACAGCAAGCTCGCCCCTGACGCCGTTGTCATTGTCGCGACAGTGAGAGCATTGAAAAGCCATGGCGGAGCGCCTGAATTTGTCGCAGGACGTCCGATGCCCGAAGAATATAAACATGAAAATATCGAATATGTCGAAAAAGGAACGCAAAACCTGCTTCACCATATCAACATCGTCAAACAATCCGGCATAAAACCCGTTGTTTGTATCAATGCGTTCGTAGCCGACACACAAGCGGAAATAGCGAAGATTAAAGAGTTATGCGAAAAAGACGGCGTGAGAGTAGCCGTTTCCAACCACTGGGCAGAAGGCGGAAACGGAGCTTTGGAACTTGCCGATGCCGTTATCGACGCCTGTGAAGATAAAAATTCCTTTACCCCGCTTTATCAATGGGATATGCCCATAACAGACAGAATTCATACCATTGCGAAAAATGTTTACGGCGCAGGCGCTGTTGAAATCGCCCCCGCTGCGAAAGAAAAAATCGCAGAATTTGAAAAACAGTATGATACGAAAGAACTTGGACTTTGCATGGTCAAAACAAGTCTTTCCCTTTCCGACAATCCGAAACTTAAAGGGGTTCCGAAAGACTGGACTCTGAAAATCCGAGATGTCCGCTATTATGGCGGAGCAGGTTTTGTCGTCCCTGTTTCCGGTGATATCAGCCTTATGCCCGGCACCGGCTCAAATCCCGCGTTCACAAAAATCGATGTCAACACGGAAACAGGCAAAGTCTACGGAATTTTCTAA